GAAGGAGAAGCGATTGATGTTTTTTACGATGGAAAAGATGTGAAAGTTTTTCGCGCCGCCAGAATTCCGGGCCCATCTCCCAGAGGAACCGGTTGCCGCTTTTCTTCCGCTATCGCCGCAGGCCTTTCAAAAGGTTCCTCTTTGCCCGATGCCGTCAAAGCCGCAAAAGACTACCTCACCCAATACATCCAGCAACATATGAAAACTGCATTTGTTCCGCGATAGGAATTGAGACGGCGTTTAGATCGAAGAATTGACATAATTCGAAATTGGTATATAATACATACCAATTATGAATCAAGTCGATAAACTCAAAACATTATCTCCTTTAAGCTATTTTGATAAAAACGCCTTTTTGCAGGTGATGGAACTCTCCGAAAACAGTCTCTATGCGGATGTCAAACGGTGGCTGAAGAAAGGCCTGATTGTTCAGCTTAAAAAGGGTTTTTACGTCACGGGCGCATACTATGAAAAAACAGCAAGTGTGGAGGCTTATCCTGAATTTATCGCCAATAAACTTTGCGAGCCTTCCTATCTAAGCACCGAATATGTGCTTCAGAAGCATGGTGTACTTACGGAGGCCGTCTATGCTTTTACTTCCGTGACGTTGAAAACGAAGAGATCCTTTGCAAACAAGCTGGGGCGGTTTATTTATCAAAATATCAAGGAAGGGTTATTTGACGGTTATGAAATTCTGGATAAAAACGGTTTTCAGATAAAAATGGCGGTGAAACCCAAGGCCTTGTTTGATTATCTTTACCTGAAATTATTCAGGACGGTATTTTTTGACGAAAAACTTATCGAATCGTTGAGGTTGAATCTGGATTCCTTTTCCAGAAAGGATTTTTCCGAGTTTGCGGGATATTGTGAAAAAACGGAAATCGCAAAGTTTCTGGAACTCCCCAAGCTTTTGAGGAGTCAAGGTGGCAAACGATAGCCCTTTGGCTATCGGCAAACGCCGCGACAGCTATTCGGACATGCTTGGGAAAAGGATTTCCGCTGAGGAAGTAAAAAGAGAACTGGACAAAAAGGTGAAAAATCTTGACCGGTTTTCGAACGATTATACAGCGGATATTGAACCGCTCGTAAAGAATCCGGAGTCAGTGAAACTCTATATCCATAATTATGCGGAAGAATACCGCCGCAACCCTCTTGAAACGCCGGTTTAAATTTTCTTCAGATATTCTTTTCTTAGTTGTCTGGCGAGAGATGTTGGTGTCGCTTCTTTTCTCCACACCCCCAGCACTTCATAAACTGGCATGACTTCGCTGGTGGAACCGGTCAGGAAAATTTCCTCTGCGTTTTGAATCATTTCGGTGGTGATGTGATCTTCTTTGTGCGGAATTTTTTGCTCCTTCAAAATTTCCAAAACCATTTCGCGTGTGATGCCCGGCAAAAGTCCGTCTGACAAGGGTGCGGTGACTACTTCACCTTCTGATACAATAAAAAAATTCGTCCGGTTTCCTTCAACCCAATATCCTTTTTCATTTCTAAGAATTGTTTCATAGACACCGTCCTTTGCAGCCTGAGTTCTGGCCAGCATTTTGGTGATGTAACTTGTTGATTTGATGCCGGCGGTAGCGATGGGATCATTTGTGAAAGTGATGAGAAGTTCCACTTTGACTCCGGTTTCAAAAAATTTCGGATTGATTGTGATGGGACTTGCAAAAATGGTGATATTGGAAGAAGCGCCAACCGTGCTCACCGTAATGCGGATCGCCGCTTCACTTAAGCCGTTGGCTTTGATGACATCCATCAATCCCTTCGCAAATTCTTTTTCTGAAAAGGGTAGGGGAATATTTAATTTTTCGCAATTAGATCGAAGACGAAAATAATGTCTCTCCATAAACGCCGGTTTCCCCGCATAAGTTTTAAGCGTTTCAAAAACTCCTTCGCCATAAAGATAAGCCCGATCAAAAAGAGAAATGCGAGCCTCATTTTCCTCCACCAATTGTCCATTGATCCAAACTTGCATACATCACAATTAACCACTTCCCCCCGCATAAGCAATCAAGATTTTCTCTCCGCCTCTAATTGCGCTGACGCAAGTGCGTGCGTGTTTAAGGGGACGTGGGTTGTTTTTGCGGGGAGGAGGCGTTTCTGTTTCTGCGCCTTCCCTCCGGCTTCTCCTCCCGAAATTTTGGCAGATTCCGAGAATGAATTTAGAAGATTTCCTTCGTCATCTTCTAAATTCAGGAATCTGTCAAAATTTCACTCGTCGTACGCCTCCGGTCAAAACGGCGCTTTACGAAACAGAAAC
This genomic window from Deltaproteobacteria bacterium contains:
- a CDS encoding aminotransferase class IV, whose product is MQVWINGQLVEENEARISLFDRAYLYGEGVFETLKTYAGKPAFMERHYFRLRSNCEKLNIPLPFSEKEFAKGLMDVIKANGLSEAAIRITVSTVGASSNITIFASPITINPKFFETGVKVELLITFTNDPIATAGIKSTSYITKMLARTQAAKDGVYETILRNEKGYWVEGNRTNFFIVSEGEVVTAPLSDGLLPGITREMVLEILKEQKIPHKEDHITTEMIQNAEEIFLTGSTSEVMPVYEVLGVWRKEATPTSLARQLRKEYLKKI